Proteins encoded within one genomic window of Candidatus Pseudothioglobus singularis PS1:
- the pdxA gene encoding 4-hydroxythreonine-4-phosphate dehydrogenase PdxA, translating to MTIALTSGEPSGIGPDIAIIYAQKERTENLRVYADPDALIERAKLLKLPLILKESSTNKAGELSIFPIKSKEKTVPGQLNPNNAEYVLSIIKQATHDCLNKTCNGILTGPINKAVINQAGIKFSGHTEYLAELSNCPKTVMLLATTKLKVALATTHLALKDVPKNITKESLTEVISIINNDFKYLGVNNPSILVCGLNPHAGENGYLGDEEIKTITPVIQTLSKNGFRLSGPVPADTAFTVDSLKDIDVVLAMYHDQGLPVLKASGFKNAANITLGLPFIRTSVDHGTALDLAGSGNISLGSFNCALSFFQKLTSNAS from the coding sequence ATGACAATTGCACTTACTTCAGGCGAACCCTCTGGAATTGGGCCCGATATTGCAATCATTTATGCTCAAAAAGAAAGGACTGAAAATCTAAGGGTCTACGCAGACCCAGATGCTCTCATTGAAAGGGCTAAATTACTTAAATTACCACTTATTCTTAAAGAGAGTAGTACTAATAAGGCTGGTGAATTAAGTATTTTTCCAATTAAATCTAAAGAAAAAACCGTACCTGGACAGCTTAATCCAAATAACGCTGAGTATGTACTATCTATCATTAAACAGGCCACTCATGACTGCTTAAATAAGACGTGTAATGGCATTCTAACAGGCCCAATAAATAAAGCAGTGATTAACCAAGCAGGCATAAAATTTAGTGGGCATACAGAGTATTTAGCAGAATTATCTAATTGCCCAAAAACTGTCATGCTGCTCGCAACCACAAAACTTAAAGTAGCTCTTGCCACAACGCATTTAGCGCTCAAAGATGTTCCAAAAAATATTACTAAAGAATCACTGACGGAAGTGATTTCAATTATTAATAATGATTTTAAATATTTAGGGGTTAATAATCCAAGCATTCTAGTGTGTGGACTTAATCCGCATGCTGGTGAAAATGGATATCTTGGAGATGAAGAAATAAAGACAATAACGCCTGTGATTCAAACACTGAGTAAAAATGGTTTCAGGCTTTCTGGCCCTGTTCCAGCAGATACTGCTTTTACTGTTGACTCACTAAAAGATATTGATGTCGTCCTGGCAATGTACCATGACCAAGGCTTACCCGTTTTAAAAGCAAGTGGATTTAAGAATGCAGCCAATATTACGCTTGGTCTTCCTTTTATTAGAACCTCAGTTGATCATGGGACTGCGCTGGACTTAGCGGGGAGTGGCAATATTAGTCTTGGCAGTTTTAACTGTGCCTTGTCATTCTTTCAAAAACTAACTAGTAATGCCTCATAA
- a CDS encoding DUF2177 family protein, with product MIKTFFIALIFFFIIDVFWIYFVATPMYKQEVSSLMELKIPPALLFYVIFLLGLIFFVVNPNLDNTLLNVFLIGAFFGLVTYGTYDLTVYASMNIFSLKLVVADILWGMFLSGAVATLTVFTINKLN from the coding sequence ATGATTAAAACATTCTTTATAGCGCTAATCTTTTTCTTCATTATCGATGTTTTTTGGATTTATTTTGTGGCGACTCCTATGTACAAACAAGAGGTATCGTCGCTTATGGAGCTCAAAATTCCTCCAGCACTCCTTTTTTATGTGATTTTCTTACTGGGACTCATATTTTTTGTCGTCAATCCTAATCTAGATAATACACTTTTAAACGTGTTTTTAATTGGTGCTTTTTTTGGCTTAGTAACCTATGGAACCTATGATTTAACCGTTTACGCCTCAATGAATATATTTAGTTTAAAGCTAGTTGTAGCAGATATCCTTTGGGGAATGTTCCTTTCAGGCGCAGTGGCAACACTTACCGTATTTACAATAAATAAATTAAACTGA
- the lipA gene encoding lipoyl synthase: MSQELEIKALKGESKISRLKIKPDSKREPLKKPSWIRIRHTNSKKVNELKSTLRSQELFTVCEEAQCPNLSECFNHGTATFMIMGQICTRRCPFCDVAHGRPKPLDTSEPNHLADTISKMALKYVVITSVDRDDLRDGGALHFKECIDAIRQKTPKVKIEILTPDFRGRVEKALDIFQDCPPDVFNHNLETVPSLYPKVRPGSDYKQSLELLKNFKEKHPSVKTKSGLMLGVGETKKQVIDVLKDLRKHKVDMLTLGQYLQPSRHHLAVEKYISPEQFEHYKTIAEELGFSQVASGPMVRSSYHADLQAKGELVN, encoded by the coding sequence ATGTCTCAAGAACTTGAAATTAAAGCCTTAAAAGGTGAATCCAAAATCAGTAGGCTGAAGATCAAGCCAGACTCTAAAAGAGAACCACTAAAAAAACCAAGCTGGATAAGAATTCGACATACAAACTCAAAAAAAGTTAATGAGTTAAAGAGTACCCTTCGAAGTCAGGAATTGTTCACGGTCTGTGAAGAGGCTCAGTGCCCGAACCTTAGTGAATGCTTTAACCATGGAACGGCAACCTTCATGATTATGGGTCAGATCTGCACAAGACGTTGCCCCTTTTGTGACGTTGCGCACGGCAGACCAAAGCCATTAGATACTAGTGAACCTAATCATTTAGCTGATACAATTTCTAAAATGGCATTAAAGTATGTTGTCATTACATCAGTAGATCGTGATGATCTTAGAGATGGAGGAGCTCTGCACTTTAAAGAATGTATCGACGCTATCAGACAAAAAACGCCTAAAGTTAAAATTGAAATACTAACCCCTGACTTTCGTGGAAGAGTTGAAAAAGCCTTAGATATTTTTCAAGATTGTCCGCCTGATGTTTTTAATCACAATTTAGAGACCGTTCCAAGCTTATATCCTAAAGTGAGACCTGGTTCAGACTATAAGCAATCTTTGGAGCTACTTAAAAACTTTAAAGAAAAACATCCATCTGTCAAAACTAAGTCAGGATTAATGCTCGGTGTTGGAGAGACAAAAAAGCAAGTCATAGACGTACTCAAAGACTTAAGAAAACATAAAGTTGATATGCTTACTCTTGGTCAGTATCTGCAGCCTAGTCGTCATCATTTGGCCGTTGAAAAGTATATTTCACCAGAACAATTTGAACACTACAAAACTATAGCTGAAGAACTCGGCTTTTCGCAGGTAGCAAGCGGACCAATGGTTCGATCCTCCTACCATGCAGATCTCCAAGCTAAAGGGGAGCTTGTTAACTAA
- the lipB gene encoding lipoyl(octanoyl) transferase LipB — protein MIQIREKGLQDYTTIWKEMVSFTNSRNAETPDEIWLLEHYSVFTQGLTGRSENLLEETDISVIQSDRGGQITYHAPGQLIVYCLIDIKRLGIGIKKMVSLIEQSIIDLLEEYSISTHKVSGAPGVYVDGSKIAALGLKVRHGRTYHGLSLNIDMDLSPYKLINPCGFRDLNVTQMSNLTDNTLKLSEIKKQLTRHLSNYVSRT, from the coding sequence ATGATTCAAATTCGTGAAAAAGGCTTACAAGATTACACCACAATCTGGAAAGAAATGGTCTCTTTTACTAATTCTAGAAATGCTGAGACTCCTGATGAAATTTGGCTTTTGGAGCATTACAGTGTATTCACTCAAGGCCTGACAGGCAGATCCGAAAATCTATTAGAGGAAACTGATATATCAGTGATTCAATCAGATAGAGGCGGTCAAATCACTTATCATGCTCCAGGTCAATTGATTGTCTACTGTTTAATTGACATAAAAAGACTTGGGATTGGAATAAAAAAAATGGTCAGTTTGATTGAACAATCAATCATTGACCTACTTGAAGAGTACTCGATCTCGACTCATAAGGTTAGCGGCGCTCCAGGTGTATATGTTGATGGGTCCAAAATTGCAGCGTTAGGACTAAAAGTCAGGCATGGAAGAACATATCATGGATTGAGCTTAAATATCGATATGGATCTCTCTCCATATAAGCTGATTAACCCCTGTGGTTTCAGGGATTTAAATGTTACCCAGATGTCAAATCTAACGGATAATACCCTTAAATTATCTGAGATCAAAAAACAACTAACTCGTCATCTTTCAAATTATGTCTCAAGAACTTGA
- a CDS encoding YbeD family protein, whose product MNQDVFKFPCDYPIKVFGLSQPNLIDTVSTIVERYVGKLHSNQITLKKSSKGKYVSVTIRIIATSRKQLDSINEDLQNCPLVSYLL is encoded by the coding sequence ATGAATCAAGACGTTTTTAAATTTCCTTGTGATTATCCAATCAAAGTTTTTGGGCTAAGTCAACCTAATTTGATAGATACAGTCAGCACTATCGTGGAAAGATACGTTGGAAAACTCCACAGCAATCAAATCACTCTTAAGAAAAGCTCAAAGGGTAAGTATGTTTCTGTGACCATTAGAATTATTGCAACAAGTAGAAAACAGCTTGATTCAATAAATGAAGACCTTCAAAACTGCCCTCTGGTGTCTTATCTTTTATAA
- a CDS encoding rhodanese-like domain-containing protein produces MIEDLTPQEFQQSIENEGNILIDVREKSELDICKINGAINMPMSSITETFSDLDPSLSYSLYCHHGMRSMQVANFLLSKGFQSLSNLRGGIDAWSREVDNAVERY; encoded by the coding sequence ATGATAGAAGACTTAACTCCCCAAGAATTTCAACAATCGATAGAAAATGAAGGTAATATTCTCATTGACGTTAGAGAGAAATCCGAATTAGATATTTGCAAGATTAATGGCGCAATCAATATGCCTATGAGTTCCATTACTGAAACTTTTTCTGACCTAGATCCAAGTTTAAGTTATTCTCTTTATTGTCATCATGGAATGCGCTCCATGCAAGTTGCTAATTTCTTATTATCTAAAGGCTTCCAATCTCTTTCTAATCTTAGAGGTGGAATTGATGCCTGGTCCAGAGAGGTTGATAATGCTGTTGAAAGATACTAA
- a CDS encoding dUTP diphosphatase, whose amino-acid sequence MNQIEQMFLLQMQLNDQTNGQVWIKGYTKENREISWYRGIYMEVAEAIDSFNWKHWKNINDEPDWDNIRVELVDIWHFIMSESIRIKDQSYANKHLHMKAKGDYDTDALIASLEKMLKLSVTSSIDKEINNIREITDIFFIIISHLGIDVEDLYKRYVVKNQLNTFRQQNGYKEGSYIKIWGGVEDNVVAFDIMNMNPKITPTELYDELDSAYSKL is encoded by the coding sequence ATGAATCAAATTGAACAAATGTTTTTGCTTCAAATGCAATTAAATGATCAAACAAATGGCCAAGTATGGATTAAAGGATATACTAAAGAAAACCGGGAAATATCCTGGTATAGAGGGATTTATATGGAGGTTGCTGAAGCAATTGACTCGTTTAATTGGAAGCACTGGAAAAACATTAATGATGAGCCAGATTGGGATAATATAAGGGTAGAGCTGGTTGATATTTGGCATTTTATTATGTCTGAGTCGATTCGTATCAAAGATCAATCTTATGCCAATAAACATCTGCATATGAAGGCTAAGGGAGATTATGATACTGATGCATTGATAGCCTCATTGGAAAAGATGCTGAAATTATCTGTTACCTCTAGTATCGATAAAGAAATTAATAATATTAGGGAGATCACGGATATATTCTTCATCATAATTTCACACTTAGGTATCGATGTTGAGGATTTATACAAGCGCTATGTTGTCAAGAATCAATTGAATACCTTTAGACAGCAAAATGGCTATAAAGAAGGCTCATATATAAAGATTTGGGGGGGTGTTGAAGACAATGTAGTTGCTTTTGATATTATGAATATGAATCCTAAAATTACCCCAACTGAACTTTATGATGAGCTGGATTCTGCTTACTCTAAACTCTAG
- the selD gene encoding selenide, water dikinase SelD, protein MTTEHIKLTEFSHGAGCGCKISPKLLKEILGTKLDSFVDSNLLVGHESSDDAAVYDLGDGRALISTTDFFMPIVDDPFDFGMIAGSNALSDVYAMGGKPLMAISIFGWPINMLSTDVGAKVIDGGREICKQAGINLAGGHSIDSPEPIFGLSVSGIVEIKNLKRNIGAQVNDTLFLTKPLGIGILSTAQKKKIVGTNDHATAVKQMCTLNDIGYKLAAIHGVNAVTDVTGFGLAGHLLEVCKGSNTSAEISFDKLPLLPNILKYIENDCVPGGTQRNFDSYGDQLSRISNLERSIICDPQTSGGLLVSVSNEALGEFDKLMELNGLNLNPIGKITQKNDESKTIVLK, encoded by the coding sequence ATGACTACTGAACATATAAAACTAACTGAATTCAGCCATGGCGCTGGATGTGGCTGCAAGATTTCACCAAAACTTTTAAAAGAAATTTTAGGAACCAAACTGGATAGCTTTGTCGATTCAAATTTATTGGTAGGGCATGAATCAAGCGATGATGCTGCAGTTTATGATCTAGGGGATGGTAGGGCACTCATAAGTACTACTGATTTTTTTATGCCAATTGTGGATGATCCTTTCGATTTTGGAATGATTGCTGGCAGTAATGCTCTAAGTGACGTTTATGCAATGGGCGGTAAACCTTTAATGGCCATTTCAATCTTTGGATGGCCCATTAATATGCTCTCCACAGATGTTGGTGCAAAAGTCATTGATGGTGGCCGAGAGATATGCAAGCAAGCAGGTATTAATCTTGCAGGGGGTCATAGCATTGACTCACCAGAGCCAATTTTTGGTCTATCGGTATCTGGTATTGTAGAAATTAAAAATTTGAAAAGAAATATTGGTGCACAGGTTAATGACACCTTGTTTTTGACTAAGCCATTAGGAATTGGTATTTTATCGACTGCGCAAAAAAAGAAGATTGTGGGCACTAATGATCATGCTACTGCAGTCAAACAAATGTGCACTTTAAATGATATTGGCTATAAATTAGCAGCCATCCATGGGGTTAATGCAGTTACAGATGTTACAGGTTTTGGTTTAGCTGGCCACCTCCTAGAGGTTTGCAAAGGAAGCAATACATCTGCAGAGATAAGTTTCGATAAGCTTCCATTGCTTCCAAATATTTTGAAATATATTGAAAATGATTGCGTTCCTGGTGGGACGCAAAGAAACTTTGATAGTTATGGAGATCAGCTCAGCAGAATATCAAATCTTGAAAGATCAATTATTTGTGATCCTCAAACTAGTGGCGGTCTCCTTGTTTCTGTTTCAAATGAGGCTTTAGGTGAATTTGATAAGCTTATGGAGTTAAATGGACTTAATTTAAATCCTATTGGAAAAATCACTCAAAAGAATGATGAGTCTAAAACAATTGTTTTGAAATGA
- the mnmH gene encoding tRNA 2-selenouridine(34) synthase MnmH, with amino-acid sequence MSNLEEIDNFSKIFKANLPLLDVRAPIEFSGGSFPQAENFPLMNDSERHQIGICYKEKGQNSAIQLGHELINGTLKQERVEKWLDFVSKNPKGALYCFRGGLRSKITQEWIYEESGVSYPRIKGGYKALRSFLLHEMVRITNNKEFIVIGGQTGCGKTMLLNEIDNSIDLEGLANHRGSAFGNNVSPQPKQIDFENNLSIELIKKESFSQLLIEDEGNNIGMIHIPDSIKLKSRDSKIILLTASLEDRLRISLKSYVIDMEIQFKAINLEKGFENFSNYWLTSLYKIQKRLGGDRYQSLLTQLKLALKNHQNNADINDYLPLIESLLVDYYDPMYNFQINNKKHRVIFKGNSKEVKKFLEKN; translated from the coding sequence ATGAGTAATCTTGAAGAAATTGATAATTTTTCTAAAATCTTTAAAGCCAATCTCCCTTTACTAGATGTAAGAGCCCCAATCGAGTTCTCTGGAGGTTCTTTCCCTCAAGCGGAGAACTTTCCCTTAATGAATGATAGTGAAAGACATCAAATTGGCATTTGTTACAAAGAAAAAGGTCAAAATTCAGCTATTCAACTTGGACATGAGTTAATCAATGGAACATTAAAACAAGAAAGAGTTGAGAAGTGGCTTGATTTTGTTAGTAAGAACCCAAAAGGGGCACTTTATTGTTTTAGGGGTGGCTTACGCTCAAAGATAACTCAAGAGTGGATTTATGAGGAATCTGGGGTCTCTTATCCAAGAATTAAGGGGGGATACAAGGCTCTAAGATCATTTCTTCTTCATGAAATGGTTAGAATTACTAACAATAAAGAGTTTATTGTGATCGGTGGCCAAACTGGCTGTGGAAAGACAATGCTATTGAATGAGATTGATAATAGTATTGATTTAGAGGGTCTTGCCAACCATAGAGGATCTGCATTTGGGAATAACGTATCACCTCAACCTAAGCAAATTGATTTTGAAAATAATTTAAGTATTGAATTAATTAAAAAAGAGTCTTTTAGTCAATTGTTAATTGAAGATGAGGGTAACAATATTGGAATGATTCATATACCTGATTCCATCAAATTAAAATCACGTGATTCTAAAATTATTTTATTGACTGCTTCACTTGAGGATAGATTGCGAATTAGTCTAAAAAGTTATGTTATTGATATGGAAATACAATTTAAAGCAATAAATTTAGAAAAAGGTTTTGAAAATTTTTCAAACTATTGGCTTACGAGCCTATATAAAATCCAGAAGAGGCTAGGGGGTGATAGATATCAATCACTCTTAACACAGTTAAAGTTAGCCCTTAAAAATCATCAAAATAATGCTGATATCAATGATTATTTACCACTTATTGAATCACTTTTAGTTGACTATTATGACCCCATGTATAATTTTCAAATAAACAATAAAAAACATAGAGTTATATTTAAAGGAAACTCCAAAGAAGTGAAAAAATTTTTAGAAAAGAATTAA
- a CDS encoding 2Fe-2S iron-sulfur cluster-binding protein encodes MFKIDVDNINGKTESLYVYGEDSILTELEANNVLVNHSCRQGHCGSCILKLVKGDVVHQECLVPLSQGEILACQSRPVSDIKITTKI; translated from the coding sequence ATGTTCAAAATTGATGTCGATAATATTAATGGAAAAACAGAGTCGCTCTATGTCTATGGAGAAGATTCTATACTCACTGAACTTGAGGCAAACAACGTCTTAGTTAATCATAGCTGTAGACAGGGTCATTGTGGTAGCTGTATTTTAAAACTTGTTAAAGGTGATGTAGTTCATCAAGAGTGTCTTGTACCATTATCTCAGGGTGAAATCTTAGCATGCCAATCAAGGCCAGTTTCTGACATAAAAATAACAACAAAGATTTAA
- the nrdB gene encoding class Ia ribonucleoside-diphosphate reductase subunit beta — protein MSYSIFNQKINDTLKQPMFFGDAVNVARFDQQKFEMFEKLTEKQLSFFWRPEEIDVSKDKIDFGKLLPNEKHIFISNLQYQILLDSVQGRSPNIAFLPIVSLPELENWIETWAFSETIHSRSYTHIIRAIVNEPGAVFDEIMKTEEIIQRATSVSKHYDKLINHTQAYLLNGEGEHQIDGKTLNINMYSLKRLLYLTIMSVNILEAIRFYVSFACSFAFAERKVMEGNAKIIKLIARDEALHLTGTQHMLNLMRDGKDDPDMQAIAIECEAEVIQMFKDAANQEKEWAEYLFRDGSMIGLNAQILKQYLEYITNIRMSALNMQPIFEQTTNPLPWLNHWLDSDNVQVAPQETEITSYLVSAIDNTIDSEDEDFSDFKL, from the coding sequence ATGTCCTATAGTATATTTAATCAAAAAATTAATGACACGCTCAAACAGCCAATGTTCTTTGGTGATGCTGTAAATGTTGCACGCTTTGATCAACAAAAATTTGAGATGTTTGAAAAGCTTACTGAAAAACAACTTTCTTTTTTTTGGCGACCCGAAGAAATTGATGTGTCAAAAGACAAAATTGATTTTGGTAAGTTATTGCCAAACGAAAAGCATATTTTTATATCTAACCTTCAATATCAGATTTTATTAGACTCTGTTCAAGGACGCTCACCTAACATTGCCTTTCTACCGATTGTTTCTCTCCCTGAGTTAGAAAATTGGATTGAAACTTGGGCTTTTTCAGAGACCATCCATTCTCGCTCATATACTCACATTATTAGAGCAATTGTTAATGAACCAGGCGCAGTTTTTGATGAAATCATGAAAACTGAAGAAATTATTCAAAGAGCGACAAGCGTTTCTAAACATTATGATAAGTTAATTAATCATACGCAGGCCTACCTCCTCAACGGTGAAGGTGAGCATCAAATTGATGGAAAAACTCTTAACATTAATATGTATTCTCTTAAGAGACTTCTCTATTTAACAATAATGTCTGTAAATATTCTAGAAGCTATCCGCTTCTATGTAAGTTTTGCATGTTCATTTGCTTTTGCGGAAAGAAAGGTAATGGAAGGTAATGCAAAAATTATTAAGCTAATTGCTAGAGATGAAGCGCTTCATCTCACAGGCACTCAGCACATGCTTAATTTAATGCGTGATGGCAAGGATGACCCTGATATGCAAGCCATTGCCATTGAGTGTGAAGCAGAAGTTATTCAGATGTTTAAAGATGCTGCGAATCAGGAAAAAGAGTGGGCCGAGTATCTTTTCAGGGATGGCTCTATGATTGGACTTAATGCACAAATTCTTAAGCAATACCTTGAATATATTACCAATATTCGTATGTCGGCTCTCAATATGCAGCCGATTTTTGAACAAACTACGAACCCACTGCCATGGCTAAACCACTGGCTTGATTCTGATAATGTCCAAGTTGCCCCACAAGAGACTGAGATTACCTCTTATCTTGTAAGTGCGATTGACAATACTATTGACTCTGAAGACGAAGATTTTAGTGACTTTAAGCTTTAA
- the nrdA gene encoding class 1a ribonucleoside-diphosphate reductase subunit alpha, protein MNQEIQAVKDQAVDQEILVTKRDGSKESIDFEKIHRVVHWASQDLENISVSQVEINAQLAFFDGIKTEDIHETIIKSAADLISTDVPDYQYLAARLAIFHLRKKAFKSFTPPSLIDHVTKLTNLGIYDKDILNKYNASEFEEFNNYIDHWRDMNFSYAAVKQLEGKYLVQNRVTGEIHESPQMLYMLVGMCLFQEYKGKARIKIVKRFYDASSNFKISLPTPIMAGVRTPTRQFSSCVLIETDDDLDSISAASGAIVKYVSQRAGIGINAGKIRALGSPIRGGEATHTGCIPFFKHFHTAVKSCSQGGVRGGAATLFYPLWHLEVEGLIVLKNNTGTDENRIRHLDYGVQFNGLMYERFLKDENITLFSPNDVPGLYDSFFADQKKFKKLYEKYEKDDSIRKQQISARELFAMFMKERANTGRIYLQNVDHCNTHGAFDPSQAPIKQSNLCMEITLPTKPLYSVQDKEGEVALCTLSAVNLGALESLDELEDITDIIVRSLDSLLDYQDYPLKAAEIASNNRRTLGIGVTNLAYYLAKNGAKYSDGSGNELIHKTFEALQYYSLKASNEIAEEFGPCPLFSETQYAKGIMPTDSYKKDIDEFCNTELELDWDTLRKNIKAKGLRNSTLTALMPCESSSQISNSTNGIEPPRGFISVKQSKDGILKQVVPEYEKLHKSYELLWDIKDNEGYLQLCAIMQKFVDQSISTNTHYDPSQYDGNRVPMKLFLMDLLKAYKYGIKTLYYHTTRDGASDDQNAAIKGDDDCEDGVCKL, encoded by the coding sequence TTGAACCAGGAAATCCAGGCAGTCAAAGACCAAGCTGTTGATCAAGAAATATTAGTTACCAAAAGAGATGGTTCAAAAGAGTCAATTGATTTTGAAAAAATCCATCGTGTTGTTCATTGGGCCTCCCAAGACTTGGAAAATATTTCTGTCTCTCAGGTTGAAATCAATGCTCAATTAGCATTTTTTGATGGTATTAAAACTGAAGATATACATGAGACTATTATTAAGTCTGCAGCAGATTTAATTTCGACAGATGTTCCTGATTATCAGTATTTAGCAGCTCGTCTAGCAATTTTTCATCTTAGAAAAAAAGCATTTAAATCTTTCACTCCACCCTCTTTAATTGATCATGTTACTAAGCTTACAAATTTAGGGATTTATGATAAAGATATACTAAATAAATATAACGCTTCTGAGTTTGAAGAGTTTAATAATTATATTGATCATTGGCGTGATATGAACTTTTCGTATGCTGCAGTTAAGCAACTTGAGGGTAAATATTTAGTTCAAAACCGTGTGACTGGTGAGATTCATGAGTCTCCTCAGATGTTGTACATGCTTGTTGGAATGTGCTTGTTTCAAGAATATAAAGGTAAGGCTAGAATTAAAATTGTTAAGCGTTTTTATGATGCCTCATCTAACTTCAAAATTTCACTACCAACTCCAATTATGGCTGGTGTGAGAACGCCTACTCGTCAATTTTCCTCTTGTGTTTTAATTGAAACAGATGATGATTTAGACTCTATTAGTGCTGCTTCTGGTGCAATTGTTAAATATGTATCTCAACGAGCTGGTATAGGGATTAATGCTGGAAAAATTCGTGCTCTAGGTAGCCCAATTAGAGGTGGAGAAGCAACTCATACTGGATGCATACCTTTCTTTAAGCACTTTCATACAGCGGTTAAATCTTGTTCTCAAGGTGGAGTTAGAGGTGGCGCTGCAACACTTTTTTATCCTTTGTGGCATTTAGAAGTTGAAGGCCTAATTGTTTTAAAAAATAATACCGGTACCGATGAAAATAGAATCAGACATCTTGACTACGGTGTCCAATTTAATGGCTTGATGTATGAACGTTTTTTAAAAGATGAAAATATAACCTTATTCTCGCCTAATGATGTTCCTGGCCTCTATGATTCCTTTTTTGCTGATCAAAAAAAGTTTAAAAAACTTTATGAAAAGTACGAGAAAGATGACTCTATTCGTAAACAGCAAATTAGTGCTCGTGAACTATTTGCAATGTTTATGAAGGAGAGAGCCAATACAGGTCGTATATATCTACAAAATGTTGATCATTGCAACACTCATGGTGCTTTTGACCCTTCACAAGCCCCAATTAAGCAATCTAATCTTTGCATGGAAATTACATTGCCCACAAAACCTTTATACTCTGTTCAAGATAAAGAAGGTGAAGTAGCCCTCTGTACGCTTTCTGCAGTTAACTTAGGGGCTCTTGAGAGTCTTGATGAACTTGAAGATATTACTGATATTATTGTGCGCTCTCTTGACTCTTTGCTTGACTATCAAGATTACCCACTAAAAGCTGCAGAGATTGCTAGTAATAATCGAAGAACACTTGGTATTGGAGTAACAAATTTAGCTTACTATCTAGCCAAGAATGGCGCTAAATACTCTGATGGATCTGGCAATGAATTAATCCATAAAACATTTGAAGCGCTTCAATATTACTCATTGAAAGCGTCAAATGAAATCGCAGAAGAGTTTGGCCCCTGCCCTCTTTTCTCAGAGACGCAGTATGCAAAAGGCATAATGCCAACCGATAGCTATAAAAAAGATATTGATGAATTCTGTAATACTGAGCTTGAGCTTGATTGGGACACTTTAAGAAAAAATATAAAAGCTAAAGGCCTCAGAAACTCAACCTTAACTGCTCTTATGCCTTGTGAAAGCTCGTCTCAAATTTCTAATTCCACCAATGGTATTGAGCCGCCCAGAGGCTTTATATCTGTCAAGCAATCTAAAGATGGAATTCTTAAACAGGTTGTTCCTGAGTATGAAAAACTTCATAAAAGTTATGAGCTGCTTTGGGATATCAAAGACAATGAAGGCTACCTTCAATTGTGTGCAATTATGCAAAAATTTGTTGATCAATCTATCTCAACAAATACTCACTATGATCCTTCGCAATATGATGGCAATAGAGTGCCAATGAAGCTTTTCTTAATGGACCTCTTAAAGGCTTACAAGTATGGCATTAAGACGCTTTATTACCATACAACTAGAGATGGAGCCAGTGATGATCAAAATGCTGCTATAAAAGGCGATGATGACTGTGAAGATGGTGTTTGTAAACTATAA